In a genomic window of Methylobacter sp. YRD-M1:
- the petA gene encoding ubiquinol-cytochrome c reductase iron-sulfur subunit: MNNEGVDKSKRQFLTTALTVVGAVGTGYLAVPFLAQMQPSVKAMAAGAPVEVDISKMEPGQLLRVEWRGKPVWILNRTSEVLETLKTLDNELRDPLSQESIQPSSSKNQMRSIKPEIFVAIGLCTHLGCSPTYRPEIAPNDLGDKWKGGFFCPCHGSWFDLAGRVYRGVPAPTNLEIPPYRYITDTQIIIGEEATAGASA, from the coding sequence ATGAATAATGAAGGCGTCGATAAGTCCAAGCGCCAGTTTTTAACCACGGCGTTGACCGTGGTAGGGGCGGTCGGCACAGGCTATCTAGCGGTTCCTTTTCTGGCGCAAATGCAGCCCAGCGTTAAAGCGATGGCGGCCGGGGCACCTGTTGAAGTTGACATCAGCAAAATGGAACCCGGCCAATTGCTCAGAGTCGAGTGGCGCGGCAAACCAGTCTGGATTCTGAACAGAACGTCGGAAGTCCTTGAGACGCTTAAAACTCTTGATAATGAGCTTCGGGATCCGCTCTCACAGGAATCAATACAGCCGTCCTCGAGCAAGAACCAAATGCGTTCGATCAAACCTGAAATTTTTGTTGCCATAGGCTTATGCACGCATCTGGGCTGCTCGCCTACTTACCGTCCGGAAATTGCCCCTAACGACCTGGGCGATAAATGGAAAGGCGGCTTTTTCTGTCCTTGCCATGGTTCCTGGTTCGATCTGGCCGGTCGTGTTTATCGCGGTGTGCCGGCGCCTACCAATCTGGAGATTCCGCCCTACCGTTACATTACCGATACGCAGATTATTATTGGCGAAGAAGCTACCGCGGGGGCAAGCGCATGA
- a CDS encoding cytochrome b: MKPSRLTACGNWVLDRFPLTKLWNDHMAQYYAPKNFNFWYFFGSLALLVLVNQFVTGILLTMNYKPDAQLAFDSVEYIMRDVNWGWLVRYMHSTGASAFFIVVYLHMFRGLLYGSFKQPRELIWIFGMLIFVALMAEAFMGYLLPWGQMSYWGAQVIISLFSAIPVVGDELSLWVRGDYVVSDATLNRFFAFHVISVPLVLVLLVFLHIVALHEVGSNNPDGIEIKKNKDANGIPLDGIPFHPYYTVKDIVGVGVFLVFFATVIFYMPEMGGYFLEHANFIPADPMKTPEHIAPVWYFTPFYAILRAIPDKFAGVIGMGGAIVVLFLLPWLDRSEVKSIRYRGGTYKKALLLFVISFLGLGYLGTQPATPAATTVARIFTAIYFGFFLLMPLYTRWEKSKPLPSRVTDQPSLEDRIPALIETYHEMTVQKPATQEDGTTVMKRRPHPAGILNVITRLAIKLKKSLD, from the coding sequence ATGAAACCATCACGTCTAACGGCATGCGGCAACTGGGTCCTGGACCGTTTTCCGCTCACCAAACTCTGGAATGACCACATGGCGCAATACTATGCGCCGAAAAACTTCAATTTCTGGTATTTCTTTGGCTCACTGGCTCTGCTGGTGCTGGTCAATCAGTTTGTTACCGGCATCCTGCTGACCATGAACTACAAGCCGGATGCGCAGCTGGCTTTCGACTCTGTCGAATACATCATGCGCGATGTCAACTGGGGCTGGCTGGTGCGCTACATGCACTCCACCGGCGCCTCGGCCTTTTTCATTGTGGTTTATCTGCATATGTTCAGAGGCCTGCTGTATGGATCCTTCAAGCAGCCCCGCGAATTGATCTGGATCTTCGGCATGCTGATATTTGTTGCGTTGATGGCTGAAGCCTTCATGGGTTACCTGCTGCCTTGGGGTCAAATGTCTTACTGGGGCGCTCAGGTTATCATTTCACTGTTCAGCGCCATACCCGTAGTCGGCGATGAATTGTCGCTCTGGGTTCGCGGCGATTATGTCGTATCCGATGCTACGTTAAACAGATTTTTTGCCTTCCATGTCATCTCGGTACCATTGGTTCTGGTATTACTGGTTTTCCTGCATATCGTAGCGCTGCACGAAGTAGGCTCCAACAACCCGGACGGTATCGAAATCAAGAAAAACAAGGACGCTAACGGCATTCCGCTGGATGGCATCCCTTTCCATCCTTACTATACCGTTAAAGATATCGTCGGCGTCGGCGTATTCTTAGTGTTTTTCGCGACCGTCATTTTTTACATGCCGGAAATGGGCGGTTATTTCCTGGAGCATGCCAACTTTATTCCGGCTGACCCGATGAAAACGCCCGAGCATATTGCGCCGGTCTGGTATTTCACACCGTTTTACGCCATTTTGCGGGCGATTCCGGACAAATTCGCCGGCGTTATCGGCATGGGCGGCGCTATTGTCGTGTTGTTCCTGCTGCCGTGGCTGGATCGAAGCGAAGTCAAATCCATCCGCTACCGCGGCGGCACCTATAAAAAAGCGCTGCTGCTTTTCGTCATCAGCTTTCTCGGTTTAGGCTATCTGGGCACCCAACCCGCAACGCCGGCGGCGACGACCGTGGCTCGTATTTTTACGGCGATTTATTTCGGCTTCTTCCTGTTAATGCCGCTGTATACGCGCTGGGAAAAATCGAAACCGTTACCGTCGCGCGTGACGGATCAGCCTAGCCTTGAAGACCGCATTCCTGCACTGATAGAAACCTATCATGAAATGACTGTGCAGAAACCGGCCACCCAAGAAGACGGCACAACAGTTATGAAGAGAAGACCCCATCCTGCAGGCATTCTCAACGTCATCACTCGACTAGCAATAAAACTAAAAAAGAGCCTCGATTGA